AAGGGTTCAAATAACTATGTCCTCACCAAAAGGTGCCAACAAAGCAGCAAGTCCTGCCCTTCACAGGAATATGATAAAGGGTGTGTGGATGCCTGGCACACTGACATACCCAACAAGGAGACATTCACCACAGATTTCTTCTACTGGCAGAACATATCTCAAAAATAAACATGAGCTCACTCCAGAGTCAGAACATGCAATTTTAAATCCAGCCAAAATATTGTCAGCAAGCCTTGCTGATCTTTCATGATCTTTAGCCACTGTTTAAAACTGTGAATCCTAAAGCACAGCCTGAGGTTTACAATGCCTGACCTGGGTTCTCCCCAGCAATTCAGAGTAAGCAATCTGACATGAATGTGAACAAGGCACCAGGCCAAGTGAGGAACAGGggcaaaaggcagaaatgttttctgcaggGAACTGGGGCCAAAGCCTCACCAATCTTTATCTCCAGTGAATCACTGCATTTACTTGTTGTTTAACGAGCCACAAAGCCTTCTGTGCCTTTGCTTCCTCATTTTTAAAGTGGGAATAAAGCTTCTTCTACCTCCCTTTTTGACAAACTGACAGTGTCATGCTGGCAAAGACGCTGGTCAGTGTCAAGAAGAAGGGTTATAAaatggggctgctgctcctgctctgtcctgcagaTCAGTAAATTAAAGGAAGCCCATAATGTCTggcagtgtttatttttatgtaacaTTATGGAAGTTGTATAACATATGGAAAATGGCAcgaatttttgttgttttgcattCTCTGAATTCATCTCAATTCCCagagaaaatctgaaatctgAAACCTTTGTTATaggtggaaaacagaaagagaacagtgcctgtttttctgtcttccaaTTTGGAAAGCTTGCACTATGGAATAATCTTGTCATGAGGTTGTGAAGCTACAAAAACTATTTTAGGATTAAGTACAGACCCTACCAACCCAGCCCACAGAACCAACAGAACCAGCCTTCACTGGATCAGTACAGGTTATGCTTTTCTGCCAAAACCAAGCAAATAGTTCAGAAACTGAACCTGCCTAAAAAGCAGGGGGTCATATTTTCTCTGATTAGGTTGGTTCCAAATCTCCTTTGTGCCACACACACACTTGTATACTTCAACAAGATTACCCATGCACAGATATAAATACTGGCAAAGAAGGATGGACACAAGGAGAAGCAGCCCCTGGGAACAAGGTGTGTCACTTTTTCTGCAACTCTCTTCAACAGGGTATCAAGACACGGCTGGACtctgcagtatttttcttcctgcctttagGCAGCCCTGTGCTTTCCCTCCTTTTACCTGTGAGGAATAGAGTCCAGGGTCCCTAGCTGTCCTCCTCTAAGGATTAAGCTTTCATCCTGTAAATCTGACTGCTGAATGATTCTTTCTGAACTGGCTTCAACACAGCCAGCTTGAGGGACTGTGCTCAAGGGAACTCTGACACCTGCTGAAGTAAATGCTCAAATTAAACACAAGTACAGATATAGATAACAAAGTCCCACCCTCTGACCCAGCTATTCCTTCTCTCCTTGCTCCACATTCACCAGAGCCTGGGTGAATGGCAGTTACATCCCTTCCTGCTCTACAGACTGATGGCAACAGCAAGTGGGCATCACTTATGCATCCTATCAAGCCTATTCTGAagaacagggagaagaaaagagatggTGGGAATGCTGAACAAGACTGGACAGGAAGAAgacaaagaggaagagagaaaaaatagcAAGAGGGAGAGGAAAGTGAAAACATGTGCTTGAAGACAAGCACCATGTCACAGCTAAGTTCCCAGACTTTTCTCAGGCAATACCTTAACAATGACAGGCATTAAAAATCCAGAACTTTGCAAAAGGGCAAGGTGAGCAGACAACACCTCGAGGGACTCTCTCAATGGAAACACTAAAAGGAATTCACCACTATTTTATGGTTGCAGTTTAGGGAAAAGAGTAGGTAAGAATGTCTGTTTCAACACCTTAAATCAACAGATTTTCTCACTGAACTATCATGGAAAAGGAACTCCAAAGCTCCAGATAAGCCCTGCTCTCCTTCATCAGGACACTTAAGTGAGCAAGAATGTTTACAGCAATGGGAAGGGAAGCTTGGAAAGCCTTAAGGCCAACAATCTGGGTGCAGTTTTACTAACCTTCTACACCTGGGCTCCACACGGAGCCAGAGACTCCTCCGGTGCTGTAAGGGGCCCACCACATGGGCAGCCAATAATTCACAGCGGGAAAGGACTCGTAAGAGTGCAGGACAAAgctcccctgccaggggctggcagcagccctgctcactgcttctccaggcagcagcacaggagagccaAAGCAGGTTCCTGGTTCCATCACAGCCGCAGTGCCAAAAGGTACAGGTTGTTCAGAGCTGTGAGTGGTGAACAAAGCCATGCTTGTTCCAGCTTCAtacagctcagggctctgcatACAGCTGCAATGATGGAGAAAATGAATCAGCCAGACATACTGCTTTGCCAAAAGGGGACCCTCAGCTAAACCTCTGAATCCTGCCCTCCACAGCTAGAAGATGAACTGCTCTGAGTGGACATGGAACATTTCCATCAGTGGTGGCAAGGCTCCCAAGTGATGTCCCCAAGGAACCGACATGGAAATCAGTTCTGTGAATACATTTAAatgttgctttgtttctgaACTGTCACTGTAAAGATGCCATACATCACCTGGATTCCAGCATCTTTAAATATGTTCCTTCAGGAGGATTATACAAAGGTGCAGCTGACTGCTCCCATCCTGGCTCACAGGGCATGTGGGTTATCTCTGTTTGCTCAGGGCTGATGTCCACACGAGATCCACCTGAAAGGTGCAGGCCAGGCAGGTAAAACAATGTTAATGATTACTGCAAAAGGCAACAAAACAAGTCCAATCTGCCAATGCAGAAAGACCCCTGTGTTCCTTGTGACTGAAGTTTGGTTAAGTGTCTGTGGAAGGACATGGAAATACTGGGTTTTCCTGGAGTACATTGCCCTGATTCCAGAATCTGAGAGCTAAAACCTGCTGCTTCCCAtgtatttgctttcatttggtGCCTCCTTGTTGCACAGGCATTAGCAGtgtctgctcctctggaatgaCAGCCTGGAGCCAAACACTGAGGCACTCCACTGAAGCAGAGTCCTCCAGCAGCCACTTGATCCATCAGCACATAATGCTGTTCTGAACCAACAATATCCTTCCCTTCCTGAGGGaatttaaaattgattttcacCTCTCTGGACCACATCCTGAACCCATTAGGAAGAGACAAACCTGCAGTTTGTGGAGTGTTGGATCCTGTATCCTGTGGCTCATTTCTGTGGGAAGCCAAAGCCCTCTCAGGACAGGAATTGTTGAGCTCTTCCATACGAAGGAGGCGGGATTTCTGACGGCGTCGATAATTGGCAAACCAATTATAGACCTGAGTTGGCTGCAGGTTCATGGCCCGAGCCAATCCCTCCTGCAAACCCAGGGGCAGGgagaaatcaaaggaaaaaataacatcTAAATGATCAAGCATTTCCCTTCAGTTCCAAAAGCAGACCAGCAAGAGACCTTCCAAAGCCAGAGGCATTTACTCACTAGGTCTCCGGCAGGCCTAGCGGATCCAATCGAGGAGACCATTCTATGAACTCAGAGCTGACAGAACACACAAATTCCACCCTGCACTCCCAGACAGTTTGTTTGCTAAGGGAGCCACTGCTATTCTATACTGCTCACCAGATAATGCCCTCACCAAGCCATGCTCTTCCCACAGAATGACAGCTTCACAGAGGCAGACATTGAAGTGTGAAGCCCTCACCTGGCAGGGCAGTGATCAACACTGCTTGTTGATTTAATTCACACATCTCTTCCATTACAAATCTGTCCCTGTCCAAAGAAGGTAGATCCATGCCTACACTAACACAGCCTATTGCGTTATCACATCTAATTACCAGCATTTGAAAAGTCAGCACAAAATACGTTCTGGTGAACAAAGTGCAATTTTATATAGGCTGTTATTCAGTCAAGTCAGAACTCTATCACTGTAATAGAGCTCTGCTGAGTGATGGCTGTTTGGCTGCCTATGCTCCATCActacaaaattaaaactgtgaAAAACCCAGTGAGGAATTTATTGCCCCTCAACTTTTTGTCCACATCAAGAGAAATTACTTAGCACGAACTtgatgattttttaaagaaaccttTAGGGAAAGATCAAATATGAAGACTCCTAGCCCCAGTAAGCCTTTTGAAAACAAGGATTTAGAAATTAAACCAGTTATAGACTCTTGATAGCAGTGTCCTGTTTTTCTGTGACAAAGAGGCTTGATTGGAAGTATCCCTAGCATATCCCTACCCTCTGTTTCTTGTCTGGATTtgctgtcacctctgcagcaAACCTGTACAGGTGCTGGCGTACTTCTTCTGAATAGTTTCGATTCTTCAAACCTTCAGGACAAAGGGAAATCGGTGGAGGATTCCTGTACACAGGAGAAAATGGGATTAAAAAGGACCCCAAAGGAATAATTCACATTCATGGGAATTTTCTCACATTGCTAAAGTGGtcaaaataccaagaaaaaCCAAGCTCCAAGAAGCAGCATGTTGAGGTGTAAAAGCAGCCTCTGCATCTGGaaactacagagaaaaataaaaaatctttgtttcccCACTGTGCAGTACCTCTTCCTGCAACGGAACTTCTGCAGTGGTGTCAGAACATctgtctgctgcttctccatAACCCTCCGGTAGTGAACCTCATGCCAAAGCTGCAccagctcttccttctcttctgcctgGCAATGCTAAAACAAAACTGTGCATAAGCAAACTTTCCAGAGAACCACCCAGACTGTGTATGAAGGAGAAAACCCTCAATAGAAATGTACTCAGGGTTTGACAGAGCTAGTAGCATTACCTAAGCATATGGCTCACTGTACTTCCCCTCATGTTCACAGGGAGATGCctaattccttcttttccctgggTGAAAAGGTCTACATTACCAGATCTAGACGCCAAAAATCCCTCCTCACCTTGAGTAGCACCATCCAGCCTTCCTCATATATTCCCACCCTGCCAAGCCCCCTAATCTTGGGCTTCCCAACACTCCTATGTCCTGAGCCCCAAGATTGTGAAAAACTCCAAGAACCACC
This Serinus canaria isolate serCan28SL12 chromosome 15, serCan2020, whole genome shotgun sequence DNA region includes the following protein-coding sequences:
- the ANHX gene encoding anomalous homeobox protein yields the protein MKQFMAMLKKNENEHPPPTKLLNLAERLCRELQSSSASLEKLVEAMMKCKNQSYFLTNIHVVRACVTIHIHKKQHDAACSLLEHCQAEEKEELVQLWHEVHYRRVMEKQQTDVLTPLQKFRCRKRNPPPISLCPEGLKNRNYSEEVRQHLYRFAAEVTANPDKKQREGLARAMNLQPTQVYNWFANYRRRQKSRLLRMEELNNSCPERALASHRNEPQDTGSNTPQTAGGSRVDISPEQTEITHMPCEPGWEQSAAPLYNPPEGTYLKMLESSCMQSPELYEAGTSMALFTTHSSEQPVPFGTAAVMEPGTCFGSPVLLPGEAVSRAAASPWQGSFVLHSYESFPAVNYWLPMWWAPYSTGGVSGSVWSPGVEVPLRLCLASRSVHLFLHPVWKKAKPWDKARSWRIQLLTH